A stretch of the bacterium genome encodes the following:
- a CDS encoding phenylacetate--CoA ligase, protein MPMWEKDYESMDRTDLEQLQLERLQATLNRAYRSVRFYNRLFDEAGIIPEEIKTMDDLARIPFTRKSALRDNYPYGMFAVPLREVVRIHSSSGTSGKPTVVGYTRNDLLHWSNLVARILVSAGVTSEDVIQIAFGYGLFTGAFGLHYGAERLGASVIPVSSGNTEKQVMIMKDYKTTVLVCTPSYALHIGEVMKEMNVHPNELSLKIGCFGAEVWSEGIRKKIEENLYISATDNYGLSEIVGPGVAGECHHKCGLHIQEDHFIPEIINPETGERLPVGEMGELVLTTITKEALPMIRYRTGDITRLIKEPCPCGRTLMRMERVTGRSDDMLIIRGVNVFPSQIEYVLLEEEGAEPHYQLIVDREGALDTLEVRLEVSDKIFYDEMKLQQEFQKRVQKKISSLLGLNVRITLVEPRSLERTTGKARRVVDNRKL, encoded by the coding sequence ATGCCTATGTGGGAGAAAGACTATGAATCCATGGATCGGACGGATCTGGAACAACTGCAGCTTGAGAGATTGCAGGCAACGCTGAACCGGGCTTACCGGAGCGTGCGCTTCTATAACCGGCTCTTTGATGAGGCTGGCATCATCCCTGAAGAAATAAAAACCATGGATGATCTGGCCCGGATACCCTTTACCCGAAAATCAGCCCTGCGGGACAATTACCCTTACGGCATGTTCGCCGTACCACTGCGGGAAGTGGTGCGCATCCATTCTTCTTCCGGAACATCGGGCAAACCCACGGTGGTCGGCTATACCCGAAACGACCTGCTGCACTGGAGCAATCTTGTGGCCCGTATTCTGGTTTCCGCCGGGGTAACCTCGGAAGACGTCATCCAGATCGCTTTCGGCTACGGGCTTTTCACTGGAGCCTTCGGCCTCCACTACGGTGCGGAGCGGCTCGGTGCCTCGGTCATCCCCGTTTCCAGCGGCAATACGGAAAAGCAGGTCATGATCATGAAGGATTACAAGACCACGGTCCTGGTCTGCACCCCCTCCTATGCCCTGCATATCGGCGAGGTCATGAAGGAAATGAATGTCCATCCCAACGAGCTGTCCTTAAAAATCGGCTGCTTCGGCGCGGAAGTATGGTCGGAAGGCATCCGGAAGAAAATCGAGGAAAATCTCTATATCAGCGCCACCGATAATTATGGCCTGAGTGAAATCGTCGGCCCCGGTGTGGCTGGAGAGTGCCACCATAAGTGCGGCCTGCATATCCAGGAAGACCACTTCATTCCGGAGATCATCAATCCGGAGACCGGCGAGCGGCTGCCGGTGGGCGAGATGGGAGAGCTGGTGCTGACCACCATCACCAAAGAGGCCCTGCCCATGATCCGCTACCGGACCGGCGACATCACCCGCCTTATCAAAGAGCCCTGCCCCTGCGGACGGACCCTCATGCGCATGGAGCGGGTCACGGGCCGTTCCGACGATATGCTGATCATCCGGGGAGTAAATGTTTTCCCCTCCCAGATCGAATATGTCCTGCTGGAAGAAGAAGGGGCCGAGCCTCACTATCAGTTGATCGTGGACCGGGAAGGCGCTCTCGATACCCTGGAAGTGCGGCTGGAAGTGTCCGACAAGATATTCTACGATGAAATGAAGCTTCAGCAGGAATTCCAAAAGCGCGTCCAGAAGAAAATCTCCTCCCTGCTGGGCCTCAATGTCAGGATCACCCTGGTCGAGCCCCGCTCCCTGGAGCGAACCACGGGCAAGGCCAGGAGGGTTGTCGATAACCGGAAGCTGTAA